A window of Vigna radiata var. radiata cultivar VC1973A unplaced genomic scaffold, Vradiata_ver6 scaffold_194, whole genome shotgun sequence contains these coding sequences:
- the LOC106779339 gene encoding ribosomal RNA processing protein 36 homolog: METQYEKLEREDPITDSSSEDEEQEIEKELADVTFEELQKARSNGAHAFFQKPKEDKKLKRANKNRPMEASSKKPVSAFREVIQAPKKVVRDPRFESLCGTLDPEGFKKRYNFLYENDLPAERQALKKELKKYKDPKRISEIEERISWIEKQMKSDSTKNIDTEILANHKKKEREAAKQGKRPFYLKKSEVRKQRLIEKYNQLKSSGKLEAFVEKRRRRNAAKDHRYMPYRRSGDVE; encoded by the exons ATGGAAACGCAGTATGAAAAACTCGAGAGAGAAGACCCTATCACCGATAGTTCCTCAGAAGAT GAGGAGCAGGAGATAGAGAAGGAGTTAGCAGATGTAACCTTTGAGGAATTGCAGAAAGCACGCTCGAATGGGGCACATGCTTTTTTTCAGAAACCCAAAGAagacaaaaagttaaaaagggCTAACAAGAATAG ACCGATGGAGGCCAGTAGCAAGAAGCCAGTTTCTGCTTTTAGAGAGGTCATCCAAGCTCCAAAGAAG GTTGTACGTGATCCAAGATTTGAATCTCTTTGTGGTACACTTGACCCTGAAGG GTTTAAGAAGAGGTATAATTTCTTATATGAAAACGATCTTCCTGCTGAAAGACAG GCTCTGAAGAAGGaattgaaaaagtataaagatCCGAAGCGCATAAGTGAAATAGAAGAACGAATATCATGGATT GAAAAACAAATGAAGTCTGATTCAACGAAGAATATTGATACAGAAATATTGGCGaatcataaaaagaaagagagagaagcaGCAAAGCAGGGGAAACGTCCTTTTTATCTAAAGAAAT CTGAAGTACGGAAACAAAGGCTGATTGAGAAATATAATCAGCTCAAG TCATCGGGCAAACTTGAAGCATTTGTTgagaaaaggaggagaaggaatGCTGCTAAGGACCACAGATACATGCCGTATCGTAGATCTGGTGATGTCGAATAA